A single genomic interval of Spinacia oleracea cultivar Varoflay chromosome 6, BTI_SOV_V1, whole genome shotgun sequence harbors:
- the LOC110792420 gene encoding MND1-interacting protein 1 has translation MGCTVREKHIRTSRRSRSMKPTNTDVDNLHHHQNAFIESVFNERNSALAKSVLESGFKPWAFNMGFNDSMQNSVSNPNNNNNSNPNSSNTQSPSFEECGWGYCTEDQLEEILLKQLEFLYNEAVSKLIALGYNEEVALKGVLKNGHCYGSMDVLTNILQNTLAYLNSGCCGNDGGPEQSDLIFPDLTNLEEYSLAGMICLLQQVRPNLSRGDAMWCLLMSDLHVGRASTIEIPMLSSPSNVCGSNAVKSAESVSTKPPSGSGVSVTPGLCKFHGGWGFGNGPDSDLPVSGFGGLFSCSEASIEREIDFAKRFNLNPSLKSLLKRNVAAFAAGYRSKQKLQVQPQPCTSPAVSGNSSKETVPAVDVPSEPCVESNDNNQDNVNSIMSKFRDLNLGENLESVTEEQKDDMIVTLLHQVKDLEKQVNERKEWAHQKAMQAARKLSSDLTELKTLRTEREETQRVKKGKQTLEDSTMKRLSEMENALRKASGEVDRANAAVRQLEVENAEIRAEMEASKLSASESVTTCLEVAKREKKCLKRLLAWEKQKMKMQEEIAAEKQKISDLQQQFLQIIAAQKEAEAKWKKEVKEKDLAVTQVEEERRSKEATEGNNKRKVEALRLRIDIDFQRHKDDLQRLEQELSRLKASSAHLIEPNHDSSDAFVTGIPKNEGETIARLLLRELDEPEKEEGSESERECLICMKEEVSVVFLPCAHQVMCANCGEDYGKKGKETCPCCRCPIEQRIRVFGASS, from the exons ATGGGCTGTACTGTGAGGGAAAAGCACATTAGAACGAGTAGAAGATCACGATCGATGAAACCCACAAACACAGATGTTGAtaatcttcatcatcatcaaaatGCTTTTATTGAAAGTGTTtttaatgaaagaaattcagCACTAGCTAAATCTGTGCTTGAATCTGGGTTTAAACCATGGGCATTTAACATGGGTTTTAATGATTCTATGCAAAATAGTGTTTCAAACcctaataataacaataactcTAACCCAAATTCTAGTAATACCCAGAGCCCTAGTTTTGAAGAGTGTGGATGGGGTTATTGTACCGAGGATCAATTAGAGGAAATTTTGTTGAAGCAATTGGAGTTTTTGTATAACGAGGCGGTTTCAAAGCTTATTGCTTTAGGGTATAATGAGGAGGTTGCGTTGAAAGGGGTGTTGAAGAATGGGCATTGCTATGGGAGTATGGATGTCTTGACTAATATCTTGCAAAATACATTGGCTTATTTAAATAGTGGGTGTTGTGGAAATGATGGGGGTCCTGAGCAGTCCGACCTTATTTTTCCGGATTTGACCAATTTGGAGGAGTATTCCCTCGCGGGTATGATTTGTTTGTTGCAGCAAGTTCGCCCCAATTTGAGTCGAGGTGATGCAATGTGGTGCCTTCTTATGAGTGATCTCCATGTGGGTAGGGCGAGTACTATTGAAATTCCTATGCTTTCCTCACCTAGTAATGTGTGTGGTAGTAATGCAGTGAAAAGTGCGGAAAGTGTTAGTACCAAACCACCCTCTGGCTCTGGAGTTAGTGTCACCCCTGGGTTGTGTAAATTCCATGGGGGTTGGGGTTTCGGAAATGGACCTGATTCGGACCTTCCTGTTAGTGGGTTTGGTGGACTTTTCTCGTGTTCAGAAGCGAGCATTGAGAGAGAGATTGATTTTGCTAAGAGGTTTAATCTCAATCCTTCTTTGAAGTCCTTGTTGAAGAGGAATGTTGCAGCGTTTGCTGCTGGGTACCGCTCTAAACAGAAGTTACAAGTTCAACCTCAACCTTGTACTAGCCCTGCAGTTAGTGGGAATTCATCAAAAGAAACCGTACCAGCTGTTGATGTGCCAAGTGAGCCGTGTGTGGAATCTAATGATAACAACCAAGACAATGTGAATTCTATCATGAGTAAATTTCGAGATTTGAATCTTGGTGAAAATTTAGAGAGTGTTACGGAGGAACAGAAGGATGATATGATTGTAACTTTGTTGCATCAAGTGAAGGATTTAGAGAAGCAGGTGAATGAGCGTAAGGAATGGGCTCACCAGAAGGCGATGCAAGCTGCTAGAAAGCTTAGCAGTGATTTGACAGAACTTAAGACATTAAGAACTGAGAGGGAGGAGACTCAGAGGGTAAAAAAGGGTAAGCAAACCCTGGAAGATTCAACAATGAAGAGGTTATCTGAAATGGAGAATGCACTGAGGAAGGCTAGCGGTGAGGTTGACCGTGCAAATGCAGCTGTTAGACAGCTCGAGGTTGAGAATGCGGAAATTAGAGCTGAAATGGAGGCTTCTAAGTTGAGTGCATCAGAGTCAGTCACAACGTGTTTGGAGGTTGCAAAGCGAGAGAAGAAGTGTTTGAAAAGACTCCTGGCGTGGGAGAAACAGAAAATGAAGATGCAGGAGGAAATTGCTGCTGAAAAACAGAAGATTTCTGACTTGCAACAGCAGTTTCTGCAGATTATTGCAGCTCAAAAGGAAGCTGAG GCAAAGTGGAAGAAGGAAGTGAAGGAAAAGGATCTTGCAGTGACCCAAGTGGAGGAAGAAAGGCGTTCCAAAGAAGCAACAGAGggaaacaacaaaagaaagGTTGAAGCCTTGCGTTTAAGGATAGATATAGACTTCCAGCGTCACAAGGATGATCTCCAAAGGCTCGAGCAGGAACTTTCCCGCCTTAAAGCAAGTAGTGCACATCTCATTGAACCAAATCATGATTCATCAGACGCTTTTGTTACAGGTATCCCGAAAAATGAAGGGGAAACTATTGCAAGGCTTCTTCTTCGGGAATTGGATGAACCCGAGAAGGAAGAAGGGTCAGAATCAGAGAGAGAGTGCTTGATTTGTATGAAAGAGGAAGTCTCTGTTGTTTTCCTTCCTTGCGCGCATCAAGTAATGTGTGCGAATTGTGGCGAGGATTATGGAAAGAAGGGTAAAGAGACTTGCCCGTGTTGCCGGTGTCCCATTGAACAGAGGATACGTGTGTTTGGTGCCAGCTCATAG
- the LOC110790712 gene encoding cis-prenyltransferase 4, chloroplastic-like: MKGFNSVIIFRMSVLKKLWLLIMAIIPSWILNTPLFLYLKKKQRQAQKEAFVKMLSSTFRFDDIIEDGDVKLPKGLQPELMPRHVAVILDGSRRWAKKRGFLPVEGYEAGVAALGEFLLLCQRWKIPIVSLFMFSSENWLRPKEEVDFLFELFEGSLRYYLLRTCRRFGGRVSVIGDTFTLPNSLQKAIEEIEEQTKDNNNGIHLVLAISYSGQNDILHACQIIATKVKDGLLQPEDITKAFFQQHLQTNVTDIPLPDLIIRTSGELRISNFFLWQSAYSEMYFTDTLWPDFGECEFVKALRSYQKRARRFGKA, translated from the exons atgaaaggattcAATTCGGTAATTATATTTAGAATGAGTGTTTTAAAGAAGCTTTGGTTACTAATAATGGCAATAATCCCAAGTTGGATTTTAAACACCCCGTTATTTCTGTATCTGAAAAAGAAACAAAGACAAGCACAGAAAGAAGCATTTGTAAAAATGCTTTCATCAACCTTTAGGTTTGATGACATTATTGAAGATGGTGATGTTAAGCTGCCAAAGGGGCTTCAACCCGAGTTGATGCCCCGACACGTGGCTGTGATATTGGATGGGAGTAGGAGGTGGGCTAAGAAGAGAGGATTTCTCCCTGTTGAGGGCTATGAGGCTGGTGTTGCTGCTTTAGGGGAGTTTCTTCTTTTGTGTCAAAGATGGAAGATTCCTATTGTCTCGCTTTTTATGTTCTCCTCTGAGAATTGGCTTCGCCCTAAG GAGGAAGTTGATTTCTTGTTCGAGCTATTCGAAGGATCTTTAAGGTATTATTTACTACGCACTTGTCGTAG ATTTGGCGGACGAGTATCAGTGATTGGAGATACATTTACACTACCCAATTCTTTACAAAAAGCAATTGAAGAAATAGAAGAGCAAACAAAAGACAACAACAACGGAATTCATCTTGTTTTAGCAATAAGTTACAGTGGCCAAAATGATATATTACATGCTTGTCAAATCATTGCAACAAAAGTCAAAGATGGTCTTCTTCAACCTGAGGATATAACCAAAGCTTTCTTTCAACAACATCTTCAAACTAATGTTACCGACATTCCATTACCTGATTTGATCATTCGAACCAGTGGCGAATTACGAATCAGTAATTTCTTTCTTTGGCAATCAGCTTACAGTGAGATGTATTTCACTGATACACTATGGCCTGATTTTGGAGAATGTGAATTTGTTAAGGCATTACGCTCTTATCAGAAAAGAGCAAGACGctttggcaaagcatga